From Drosophila nasuta strain 15112-1781.00 chromosome X, ASM2355853v1, whole genome shotgun sequence, one genomic window encodes:
- the LOC132797296 gene encoding glutathione S-transferase theta-3, with product MSQSLKFYFDFLNQSSRALYIFLEASKIPFEAIPISMVKGEHLTGEFRDKVNRFRKLPAITDHGYQLSESVAIFRHLSREKLVPEHWYPRRQLGRSRTDEYLAWQQTNMDVACTDYFQQKWLIPHLQKTRASDNALNVAGKHLDGTLNDFEQLFLSSHKFILGENISFADLSAICEIDQTKSVGFSAFKNRHKLSRWYDLVRDELGPYYKSVQEQFDAALKQSNQREQRQGEVQAQALKQ from the exons ATGTCGCAGTCATTGAAGTTCTATTTTGATTTCTTAAATCAATCCAGTCGGGCATTGTACATCTTTCTGGAGGCATCGAAAATCCCTTTCGAGGCGATTCCCATTTCCATGGTCAAAG GTGAGCATTTGACGGGTGAATTTCGTGATAAAGTCAATCGATTCCGCAAACTCCCCGCTATTACGGATCACGGCTATCAATTGTCCGAAAGTGTGGCCATATTCCGGCATCTGTCACGCGAGAAACTTGTGCCAGAACATTGGTATCCTCGTCGTCAATTGGGACGCAGCCGAACCGATGAGTATCTGGCTTGGCAGCAGACCAACATGGATGTGGCTTGTACCGATTACTTTCAGCAAAAGTGGCTAATTCCGCACCTGCAGAAAACGCGTGCATCCGACAATGCG CTTAATGTGGCTGGTAAGCATTTGGATGGCACACTCAACGACTTTGAGCAATTATTCCTGAGTTCGCACAAGTTCATTTTGGgcgaaaatatttcatttgcgGATCTTAGCGCTATTTGTGAAATTGATCAAACCA AAAGCGTTGGCTTTAGCGCCTTCAAGAATCGCCACAAGCTGTCACGCTGGTACGATCTAGTTCGGGATGAGTTGGGACCTTATTACAAGAGTGTTCAGGAGCAGTTTGATGCGGCTCTGAAGCAGAGCAATCAGCGGGAGCAGCGGCAAGGCGAAGTGCAAGCTCAGGCCTTGAAGCAGTGA
- the LOC132795340 gene encoding rapamycin-insensitive companion of mTOR: protein MASLHSSWRFGKKRPKFQLRIKVSQDPEDFYRLDSKKSAAENAYDIYNMLCMEETRDTKRLFLLNALASLCLAASSGSPNNNLRFTTEELLFCLSASLVHTFTQVRAAALRTIRYTLRTSKDIKTFNSLQLQHLLCRSIDLMLKNDDERVQALKLVRKMLSIAPEDISPVVVRCLVSLADSGIEESDNLLRACLATLAEFAVLNPALLIVCGGVTSITRNVLECHNPRIAESLCGVLLYLLEWPQTRNICGVRLDCLAAPYCDFTYRLGIMDKNKDARELRYTSCRLALLSVLRSWTGTLEFCDPSKPSGLKAIVDVLYLNQIEVRKAILDLLYELLAVPQPSWTDDYVVALQTVDPSDFQDTWLLSNGFVMAEGRSILPSLAARAPNVVEQHLALLLYCFLETGLLNALVEVAVNSDQFVSVRTTILIGKIVQLMHTHLPADICSTSPALPTLVGHATQGNQQANAAVAALQNYQNMLRQRPASCSLFLDGIIQGGALIQTRLFRRNINAQDQTSALQLQDTAGAAAAAVAVASSSSSSLVRPYRGTATLDRPRLDSVSSSDESNSQTSSSLRSSFRLKRKFLPVFNLDSFRAFNRLLTGSHVLTQSDANAWDWEVVSSILRSNFIRKLDFSPGKFLNKFLKRLVDFFKPSNNRFSHQDLVPGQPLPAYVNAGLDLIDVLLSSNELECMRYITDYFSDISQHLLAVTTSNRAHDCLFSPQHMNNTMCQQYFLYIGRMCRSNKGIEVLKNTTVFEYLITLVKHTDHVCYVKLIVSGLNYSYEKMPRQVLEKALTLSKTRGGRLYATQFLTVLLRARLPNFEVWGLPLIIQQTKDPDRSVVLAAMDVLEEACHDKYYLEEIVSLWPNLQQLGYVGRLLMSRFYSVSRGLNSSKAHIEEEIKYWRNGYNKRYVLLVEADTHASLTLHVRNEDGYYSRRNCNQRTQTVPPNIAPHLYGQMVQTTQGMTALSKYADLPQLVDVITRGKCSDDAECLELKAAIWAICHASTHSNGITFFVELCARLYEKLVRLVTLCDVYSVRATCFSGLGLIAGTQAGANLLFKLNWLSVRHDRNTMWPVHQPEDWMSSQFTPARHHYEEVPPYNYMSIDDQINVSYYTGSCWNLDYGVGANTQQTQDVNNTTTTTTTTTTTDSVRTAGEEQMPFVRPPTTGIGVAAKSKTLPEGTTGRQGKHQRSLSESKTTDVISLLGGGGGGGTSAPGVAFYPMHYQHRIRYNSCTDSNTSGVSSCESVTGRTAAAAAAAANMSDFQQFALSPIPSMSNLLEPPILQAAKLLRRTSLLGTSFLPPALSPLAMKGYAQLRWLRAHSRPVFSESAAELYDFIDIVDRGEPQPRKYSWGESNRRIKVRSLDRQTMLNVFSRLSSEELQVPIPSLNAPKFLPTNDLQGPCYAGICLPKNVLDLFPTRNLSRTYVSCDIIDQDLTSLNLMNVRAQFSTFLNDSINNEAGDESSVISSLSDVSTSTSRKLTKQGAAASKHARSHCLHCTRSRRQQLLQTQTHSQDVNSGGDAVPMAPCELYSSAAAALVAAGMQAGPALSRKTASTGKQHLADMSFHSPESILSEDSLPDKLTASILYNVQRLANPVSAKQSKMALLELKQKHPHAFQDICLYSEACKTLGRSSYRMSARRFLQELFLDLNFDTFYVEPQLIIRSRKQPADDQTESIAASLLKMPTSPLVASTPATAASASTTLTSASLTATNAPSSGTAAALLSHKAQQKPKPTAQLASVYETSWENLLMEQSPSLGSPKTRGELYTAGTRNELHIDDTTDDATYSDDNAKEENVIGTFVPKSSNRNSTASNSPPTQQSTPATIQLNTSEPTASNATAECPNPNTNSKPENDNLQYRRGRFYTLELDLSCTKNKFPITDRNRTATLPLKKDQDLASVTVGNSGNDTADLYMNVTKSLAASMAKPVGSLFCEKRLQTSKSEAVLGDGRGNGNGINNGNGIKWTATLSKQS from the exons ATGGCCTCCCTACATTCCAGTTGGCGTTTTGGTAAAAAGAGACCCAAATTTCAATTACGCATTAAAG TTTCCCAAGATCCAGAGGACTTTTATCGGTTGGATTCAAAGAAATCAGCGGCTGAAAATGCGTACGATATCTACAATATGCTCTGCATGGAGGAGACGCGTGACACAAAGCGTCTCTTTCTGCTCAATGCATTGGCCTCACTATGTCTGGCGGCCTCAAGCGGATCGCCGAACAACAACCTGCGATTCACAACTGAGGAGCTTCTCTTTTG CCTGAGTGCATCATTGGTGCACACGTTCACACAGGTGAGAGCTGCTGCTCTACGCACCATTCGTTATACGCTGCGAACATCGAAAGACATCAAGACATTCAATTCGCTGCAACTACAGCATCTGTTATGTCGCTCCATCGATCTGATGCTCAAGAATGACGATGAGCGCGTCCAGGCATTGAAACTTGTCCGCAAGATGCTGTCCATAGCACCCGAAGATATCAGTCCTGTGGTAGTTCGATGTTTAGTTTCTCTAGCAGACAGCGGCATTGAGGAGAGTGACAATCTGTTGCGTGCCTGTCTCGCAACACTTGCGGAGTTTGCTGTCCTCAATCCGGCGCTGCTCATTGTCTGCGGTGGCGTCACTTCGATTACACGAAATGTTCTTGAATGCCACAATCCTAGGATTGCCGAAAGCCTTTGTGGTGTGCTGCTTTATCTGCTCGAATGGCCACAAACGCGCAATATTTGCGGTGTTCGGCTCGATTGTCTAGCGGCACCATATTGTGACTTTACCTACAGACTTGGCATCATggataaaaacaa GGATGCTCGGGAACTACGTTATACCAGTTGTCGTCTGGCTCTTTTATCCGTGCTCCGCAGCTGGACAGGCACCCTCGAATTCTGTGATCCAAGCAAACCTTCCGGTTTGAAAGCAATTGTCgatgttttatatttaaatcaaattgaagTTAGA AAAGCAATATTGGACTTGCTGTATGAGTTGCTTGCTGTGCCGCAACCCAGTTGGACTGATGACTATGTGGTTGCATTGCAAACGGTGGATCCGTCCGATTTTCAGGACACATGGTTGCTGAGCAACGGCTTCGTAATGGCTGAGGGACGTTCGATACTGCCGAGTCTAGCAGCACGCGCGCCCAATGTGGTTGAACAGCATTTGGCATTGCTGTTGTATTGTTTCCTAGAGACTGGACTGCTCAATGCACTGGTCGAAGTCGCTGTCAACAGCGATCAGTTCGTCTCGGTGCGCACAACGATATTGATTGGCAAAATCGTACAGTTGATGCACACACATCTGCCGGCGGACATCTGCAGCACTAGTCCAGCGTTGCCCACGCTTGTCGGCCATGCCACGCAAGGCAATCAGCAGGCAAATGCGGCAGTGGCTGCCTTGCAAAATTACCAAAATATGCTGCGCCAACGGCCGGCATCATGTAGTTTATTTCTCGATGGTATTATACAGGGCGGTGCGCTCATTCAGACGCGTCTCTTTCGACGCAACATCAATGCACAGGATCAAACCAGTGCGCTCCAGCTGCAGGATACAGCTGgtgcagcagccgctgctgtggctgttgcctcctcatcatcatcatcgcttGTTCGACCGTATAGAGGCACAGCAACGCTGGATCGTCCGCGTTTGGATTCCGTCTCGTCCAGTGATGAATCCAATTCACAAACATCAAGTTCGTTGCGCTCCAGTTTTCGCTTGAAGCGTAAATTTTTGCCCGTCTTCAATCTGGATAGCTTTCGTGCGTTCAATCGATTGCTGACTGGCTCCCATGTGTTGACGCAATCGGATGCCAATGCATGGGATTGGGAAGTGGTCAGCTCTATACTTAGG TCCAATTTCATACGAAAGCTGGACTTTTCGCCAGGCAAATTCCTGAACAAGTTCCTAAAACGACTGGTGGATTTCTTTAAGCCAAGCAATAATCGTTTCTCGCATCAGGATCTAGTTCCTGGCCAACCACTGCCTGCGTACGTTAACGCTGGACTGGACCTCATTGACGTGTTGCTCAGCAGCAATGAG CTCGAATGCATGCGCTACATAACAGACTACTTTTCGGACATAAGTCAACATCTGCTGGCGGTGACAACATCGAATCGAGCGCACGATTGTCTCTTCAGTCCACAGCATATGAACAACACAATGTGTCAACAGTATTTTCTATATATCGGACGGATGTGTCGCAGCAACAAGGGAATTGAAGTGCTCAAAAACACCACAGTCTTCGAATA TCTTATTACGCTAGTAAAGCACACAGATCATGTGTGTTATGTGAAGTTGATTGTCTCTGGCCTCAACTACAGTTACGAAAAGATGCCACGCCAAGTGCTCGAGAAAGCGCTGACCTTGTCGAAAACACGCGGTGGTCGTCTATACGCTACCCAGTTTCTGACCGTGTTGTTGCGCGCCCGATTGCCAAACTTCGAGGTATGGGGACTGCCATTGATAATACAGCAAACCAAGGATCCCGATCGCAGTGTTGTCCTCGCCGCCATGGATGTGCTCGAGGAGGCATGCCACGACAAATACTATCTGGAGGAGATTGTCAGCCTTTGGCCCAATTTGCAGCAACTGGGCTATGTGGGTCGGCTGCTGATGTCGCGATTCTACTCCGTATCGCGTGGCCTCAATAGCAGCAAGGCGCACATAGAAGAGGAGATCAAGTACTGGCGCAATGGTTATAACAAGCGTTATGTGCTGCTCGTCGAGGCCGATACGCATGCCAGTCTAACGCTTCACGTACGCAACGAGGATGGTTATTACTCGAGGCGCAATTGCAACCAAAGAACCCAAACAGTTCCGCCCAACATAGCGCCGCATCTTTATGGTCAAATGGTGCAGACTACGCAGGGCATGACGGCACTCAGCAAGTATGCCGATTTGCCGCAACTTGTCGACGTAATCACGCGTGGCAAATGCTCCGATGATGCTGAATGTCTGGAGCTAAAAGCGGCGATTTGGGCCATCTGTCATGCTTCCACGCACTCCAACGGTATTACGTTCTTTGTCGAGCTGTGCGCAAG ACTCTACGAGAAGCTAGTTCGACTGGTGACACTCTGTGATGTGTATTCGGTGCGTGCCACTTGTTTTAGTGGACTGGGATTAATAGCTGGCACACAAGCCGGTGCTAACCTACTCTTCAAGCTAA ATTGGCTGAGCGTGCGACACGATCGAAATACAATGTGGCCAGTGCATCAGCCAGAGGATTGGATGTCCAGTCAATTTACGCCAGCTCGTCATCACTACGAAGAGGTGCCGCCGTACAACTACATGAGCATCGATGACCAAATCAATGTTTCCTATTACACCGGCAGCTGCTGGAATCTGGACTATGGTGTCGGGGCCAACACTCAGCAAACGCAGGATGTAAACAACACGActaccacaaccacaacaacgactACGACAGACAGTGTGCGAACAGCTGGCGAAGAG CAAATGCCATTTGTTCGACCGCCAACAACTGGCATTGGCGTGGCAGCCAAATCGAAAACGCTGCCAGAGGGCACAACTGGTCGCCAAGGGAAACATCAACGTTCGCTATCGGAATCGAAGACAACGGATGTCATCAGTCTGCTgggtggtggtggtggaggCGGGACAAGTGCACCAGGCGTTGCATTCTATCCGATGCACTATCAACATCGAATACGCTACAATTCGTGCACAGACTCCAACACATCGGGCGTTAGTAGCTGTGAATCGGTGACTGGACgcacagcagccgcagccgctgctgctgccaataTGAGTGACTTTCAGCAGTTCGCGCTGAGTCCCATACCCAGCATGTCCAATCTATTAGAGCCACCGATTCTGCAGGCAGCGAAACTCTTGCGTCGCACCTCCTTGTTGGGCACCAGCTTTTTACCGCCCGCCCTTAGTCCGTTGGCCATGAAGGGCTACGCGCAGTTGCGCTGGTTGCGTGCTCACAGTCGACCGGTGTTTTCCGAATCGGCTGCAGAGCTGTACGACTTCATCGACATTGTCGATCGTGGCGAGCCTCAGCCACGTAAATACTCATGGGGAGAGTCGAATCGACGCATCAAGGTGCGCAGCTTGGATCGTCAGACGATGCTCAATGTGTTCTC GCGTCTTTCGTCGGAGGAGTTGCAGGTGCCAATACCATCGCTCAATGCACCCAAATTTCTGCCAACAAACGATCTGCAGGGTCCGTGCTATGCCGGCATCTGTTTGCCCAAAAATGTGCTCGACTTGTTCCCCACACGCAACTTGAGTCGTACTTACGTATCATGTGATATCATCGATCAGGATCTGACCAGTCTCAATCTGATGAATGTGCGTGCACAGTTCTCAACGTTTCTGAACGATTCAATCAACAATGAAGCGGGTGACGAGTCCTCCGTAATTTCCTCCCTATCCGACGTCTCAACATCCACGAGTCGCAAGCTGACCAAACAAGGCGCTGCTGCTTCCAAGCATGCGCGCAGTCACTGTCTGCATTGTACGCGTTCGCGTcgccagcagctgctgcagacACAAACGCACTCACAGGACGTGAACAGCGGAGGAGATGCTGTGCCGATGGCGCCCTGTGAACTTTATAGCAGCGCTGCAGCGGCCCTGGTGGCTGCTGGCATGCAAGCGGGTCCAGCGCTGTCGCGTAAAACTGCGTCGACGGGCAAACAGCATCTGGCGGACATGAGCTTCCATTCGCCGGAGAGCATTCTAAGCGAGGATAGTCTGCCGGATAAGCTAACTGCTTCCATATTATACAATGTACAGCGGCTGGCGAATCCAGTCAGCGCGAAACAATCGAAGATGGCACTGCTCGAGTTGAAACAAAAGCATCCGCATGCCTTTCAGGATATTTGCCTCTATTCGGAGGCTTGCAAGACGCTGGGACGCAGCAGCTACCGAATGAGTGCACGTCGCTTTTTGCAAGAGCTATTTCTGGACCTCAACTTTGATACGTTTTACGTTGAGCCGCAGCTGATAATACGTTCGCGCAAGCAGCCAGCGGATGATCAGACAGAATCTATTGCGGCATCATTACTAAAGATGCCAACATCGCCATTAGTAGCATCAACACCAGCCAcagcagcgtcagcgtcaacgACGTTAACTTCAGCATcgttaacagcaacaaatgcgCCATCGAgtggaacagcagcagcattgttATCGCATAAGGCACAACAGAAGCCGAAGCCGACAGCGCAGTTGGCCAGCGTTTATGAGACGAGCTGGGAGAATCTCTTGATGGAGCAATCGCCTAGCCTTGGTAGCCCTAAAACACGTGGCGAACTTTACACGGCAGGCACACGCAATGAGCTCCACATTGATGATACGACCGATGATGCAACTTATAGTGATGACAATGCTAAAGAAGAGAATGTCATCGGGACATTCGTCCCCAAAAGCAGCAATCGTAACAGCACTGCATCCAACAGTCCGCCAACGCAACAGTCAACGCCAGCGACAATACAACTAAACACTTCAGAACCAACAGCGAGCAATGCGACAGCTGAA